From Flavobacteriales bacterium, the proteins below share one genomic window:
- a CDS encoding glutamine synthetase beta-grasp domain-containing protein has protein sequence MKKSKLEYIWLDGHVPTQNMRSKTKVMNDFSGKLEDCPTWSFDGSSTQQASGGSSDCLLKPVAIYPDPSRINGYLVMTEVLNADGTPHDSNGRATIDDDDNDFWFGFEQEYFIMDKNTQLPLGFPLGGYPGPQGLYYCSVGGKNTHGREFVEEHADLCIEAGLNFEGINQEVASGQWEFQLFAKGAKKAGDEIWIARYLLDRLTESYGYYIEYHPKPVKGDWNGSGMHANFSNNTLRTCGSQEVYEKICEAFRPVTKEHISVYGAYNDERLTGLHETASINDFSYGISDRGASIRIPILTVENGWKGWLEDRRPASNGDPYKIAARIVKTVKGVV, from the coding sequence ATGAAAAAAAGCAAACTTGAGTACATTTGGCTAGACGGTCATGTACCAACTCAAAACATGAGAAGTAAAACTAAAGTAATGAACGACTTTAGTGGTAAATTAGAAGATTGTCCGACCTGGTCTTTTGATGGAAGTTCTACTCAACAAGCATCTGGAGGCTCATCAGATTGCTTGTTAAAACCTGTTGCAATTTATCCTGATCCTAGCAGAATTAATGGTTACTTAGTTATGACTGAGGTGTTAAATGCCGATGGAACTCCTCACGATTCAAACGGAAGAGCTACTATTGATGACGATGATAATGATTTTTGGTTTGGCTTCGAACAAGAATACTTTATCATGGATAAAAATACTCAACTTCCACTTGGTTTTCCATTAGGTGGATATCCTGGACCTCAAGGCTTGTATTATTGCTCTGTCGGTGGAAAAAACACTCATGGTAGAGAATTTGTTGAAGAACATGCTGATTTGTGTATTGAAGCTGGATTAAACTTCGAAGGTATTAACCAAGAGGTTGCTAGTGGTCAGTGGGAGTTTCAACTTTTTGCTAAAGGCGCTAAAAAAGCTGGCGATGAAATATGGATAGCTAGGTACCTTTTGGACAGACTTACTGAAAGCTACGGCTATTACATTGAATATCATCCAAAACCAGTAAAAGGAGATTGGAATGGTTCTGGTATGCACGCTAACTTCTCGAACAATACATTAAGAACGTGTGGTTCTCAAGAGGTTTATGAAAAAATATGTGAAGCTTTCAGACCTGTAACTAAAGAACATATTAGTGTTTATGGTGCTTACAACGACGAGAGATTAACTGGTCTTCATGAAACAGCTTCAATTAACGACTTTAGTTATGGCATTTCTGATAGAGGTGCTTCTATAAGAATTCCTATCTTAACAGTTGAAAATGGGTGGAAAGGATGGCTAGAAGACAGACGTCCAGCATCTAACGGTGATCCTTATAAAATTGCCGCAAGAATTGTTAAGACTGTGAAGGGAGTGGTTTAA
- the tatA gene encoding twin-arginine translocase TatA/TatE family subunit: MLNVILFIGGPEIVIIMLVVVMLFGSKKIPELARGLGKGLRELKDASDDIKREIRSTATTVKEEVQKVEKDLKK; encoded by the coding sequence ATGTTGAATGTTATTTTATTTATTGGAGGCCCTGAGATAGTTATTATAATGCTTGTTGTTGTAATGCTATTTGGCTCAAAAAAAATTCCTGAACTTGCTCGTGGATTGGGTAAAGGACTTAGAGAACTAAAAGATGCGTCTGACGATATTAAACGAGAAATTCGTTCAACAGCTACCACGGTAAAAGAAGAAGTACAGAAAGTTGAAAAAGACCTAAAGAAGTAA
- the secDF gene encoding protein translocase subunit SecDF, translating into MQNKSFVSLFAIVFALVCLYQLSFTSVVRGIEEDAVEYSNGDEIKEKRYLDSIATEPVYNIGIKNYTYNECKSREINLGLDLKGGMNVTLEVSVVDVIRAMSNYNSDEMFNSAIKLAQEKQRDSQDNFVTLFGQSFSEVNPDGKLASIFYTPELKDKINSNSTNEEVLGVIGIEVEDAISRSFNILRSRIDRFGVTQPNIQRLEGSGRILVELPGVKDPERVRKLLQGTAQLEFWETYENTEVIGLIDQINTFLKSTIEEEVEEVATADSESTEESVDSSEDMISDLAIDELSIDSEVSSDSTALSAEQFSRQNPLYAVLYPNISQTNQPNSGPVCGISDIKDTSKVNEFLRMDEVKDILPRDIKFSWTVKPYDPEGKFVQLVALRVTSRDGNAAMEGDVVTDARTDFGQFNGVPEVSMTMSAEGSRQWKRLTADNIGKSIAIVLDDFVYSFPTVQAEISGGRSQITGNFTINEANDLSNILKSGKLPAPARIIEEAIVGPSLGQEAIDSGLKSFIIALALVLVYMMFYYSFAGIVSNIALLANLFFVFGVLSSIGAVLTLPGIAGIVLTIGMSVDANVLIYERIREELLNGKGLKLAVSDGYKNAYSSIIDANVTTLLTGIVLYMFGSGPIKGFATTLVIGILTSLFSAIFITRLVFYWRLSKKESVSFDNKITRGAFKNTAIDFIGKRKVFYAISSILILIGIGSLVTKKLNYGVDFKGGRTFVVRFDSAAIENEDLRSSLANYFVDEEGLKMFPEVKTFGDENQVKITTKYLIDSKELTADDLVLSQLDAGLAQFGSYEVMSSQKVGPTIADDIKVSALWSIIFSLFIIFLYILLRFRKWQFSLGAVAAVFHDVLIVLSIFSIFYGILPFSLEIDQAFIAALLTIIGYSLNDTVVVFDRIREHMAIYKKKEFNSLVNNALNSTLSRTVNTSLTTFFVLLVIFLFGGEVIRGFMFALMVGVVVGTYSSLFVASPIMLDTIKKSVTEKK; encoded by the coding sequence ATGCAAAATAAAAGTTTCGTTTCTCTGTTTGCAATCGTATTTGCACTTGTTTGTTTGTATCAATTATCATTTACATCTGTTGTAAGGGGGATTGAAGAGGATGCGGTTGAATACTCTAACGGAGATGAAATAAAAGAAAAAAGATATCTTGATTCTATAGCCACAGAGCCTGTTTATAACATTGGAATAAAGAATTATACTTATAATGAGTGTAAATCGAGAGAAATTAATCTAGGTCTTGACCTTAAAGGTGGGATGAACGTTACGTTGGAAGTGTCTGTTGTAGACGTTATCCGTGCAATGTCAAACTACAATTCAGATGAGATGTTTAATTCTGCAATTAAACTTGCTCAAGAAAAACAAAGAGACAGCCAAGACAATTTCGTCACACTATTTGGTCAGTCATTTTCAGAAGTAAACCCTGATGGCAAGCTTGCGTCAATATTTTATACTCCTGAGTTAAAAGATAAAATTAATTCCAATTCAACTAATGAAGAAGTTCTAGGAGTTATTGGTATAGAAGTTGAGGACGCTATCAGTCGTTCATTTAACATACTGCGTTCCAGAATTGATAGATTTGGAGTTACTCAGCCAAACATCCAAAGACTAGAAGGTTCTGGTAGAATCTTAGTTGAATTGCCCGGTGTTAAAGACCCTGAAAGGGTTAGAAAATTATTGCAAGGAACAGCTCAACTCGAGTTTTGGGAAACCTATGAAAATACAGAAGTAATAGGTCTTATCGATCAAATAAATACATTTCTAAAGTCAACTATTGAAGAAGAAGTAGAAGAAGTTGCTACTGCAGACTCGGAGTCTACAGAAGAATCTGTTGATAGTTCGGAGGATATGATTTCAGATTTAGCTATTGATGAGTTAAGTATAGATTCAGAAGTTTCTTCAGATAGTACAGCACTTTCTGCTGAGCAGTTCTCTAGACAGAACCCTCTATATGCTGTATTATATCCAAATATCAGTCAAACAAATCAACCTAACAGTGGGCCTGTTTGTGGTATTTCTGACATTAAAGATACTTCAAAGGTAAATGAATTCTTAAGAATGGATGAAGTGAAGGATATCTTACCACGTGATATTAAGTTTTCATGGACTGTTAAACCTTATGATCCAGAAGGGAAATTTGTACAGTTAGTAGCCCTAAGAGTAACTTCGCGTGATGGTAATGCCGCTATGGAAGGTGATGTTGTTACTGATGCTAGAACTGATTTTGGTCAATTCAATGGTGTGCCAGAAGTATCAATGACCATGAGTGCTGAAGGTTCAAGACAGTGGAAAAGACTAACGGCAGATAATATTGGTAAAAGTATTGCTATTGTACTTGATGATTTTGTGTATTCTTTCCCAACAGTTCAAGCTGAAATTTCCGGAGGAAGATCTCAAATTACAGGTAACTTTACTATTAATGAAGCGAATGACTTATCTAATATTTTAAAGTCAGGTAAATTACCAGCTCCTGCAAGAATTATTGAAGAAGCAATTGTTGGACCATCTTTAGGTCAAGAAGCGATTGATTCAGGATTAAAATCATTCATAATAGCATTGGCATTAGTGCTAGTATACATGATGTTCTATTACAGTTTCGCAGGAATAGTATCAAATATTGCCCTTCTTGCAAACTTGTTTTTTGTATTTGGAGTGTTATCATCAATCGGAGCTGTTTTAACATTACCAGGAATTGCGGGTATAGTTCTTACAATTGGTATGTCTGTTGATGCAAATGTCCTTATCTATGAAAGAATTAGAGAAGAGTTGTTAAACGGAAAAGGGCTTAAACTTGCTGTTTCCGATGGTTACAAAAATGCTTACAGTTCTATTATTGATGCAAATGTTACTACCTTATTGACAGGTATAGTATTATATATGTTTGGTTCTGGACCAATCAAAGGGTTTGCAACGACATTAGTAATCGGTATTTTAACCTCACTATTCTCTGCGATATTCATTACAAGACTAGTTTTCTACTGGAGACTTAGCAAGAAAGAATCGGTATCGTTTGACAACAAAATCACTAGAGGAGCATTTAAAAATACCGCCATCGACTTTATTGGAAAAAGAAAAGTCTTTTATGCCATTTCATCAATTTTAATACTCATAGGTATTGGTTCACTTGTAACTAAGAAATTAAACTATGGTGTTGACTTTAAAGGAGGTAGAACTTTTGTAGTAAGGTTTGATTCTGCTGCAATTGAAAATGAAGACTTAAGAAGTTCTCTAGCGAATTATTTTGTAGATGAAGAAGGTTTAAAAATGTTCCCTGAAGTTAAAACGTTTGGTGACGAGAACCAAGTTAAAATTACTACAAAATACTTAATAGATAGTAAAGAATTAACTGCTGATGATTTAGTGCTTAGTCAGTTAGATGCTGGATTAGCACAGTTTGGCTCTTATGAAGTTATGAGTTCTCAGAAAGTAGGTCCAACTATTGCAGATGACATTAAAGTATCTGCATTATGGTCAATAATTTTCTCTTTATTCATCATATTTTTATACATCTTACTAAGATTTAGAAAATGGCAATTTAGTTTAGGTGCTGTTGCTGCAGTATTCCATGACGTATTAATAGTATTATCAATATTCTCTATTTTCTACGGAATATTACCATTCTCCCTTGAAATTGACCAAGCATTTATTGCTGCTCTTTTAACTATTATAGGTTATTCACTTAACGATACAGTGGTTGTTTTTGACCGTATCCGTGAGCATATGGCTATCTATAAGAAGAAAGAGTTCAATTCTCTTGTGAATAATGCACTTAATAGCACACTAAGTAGAACAGTTAATACATCATTAACAACGTTTTTTGTGCTATTAGTTATTTTCTTATTTGGAGGAGAAGTTATTAGAGGATTTATGTTTGCATTAATGGTGGGTGTTGTAGTAGGAACCTACTCATCCCTATTTGTTGCATCACCAATTATGCTTGATACAATTAAGAAGTCTGTTACCGAAAAGAAGTAA
- a CDS encoding T9SS type A sorting domain-containing protein → MKRMLIFYLTIISLSSFSQQLKRAELSILENGVIIQNPFTGGLSSSQLSNIDFNNDGVNDVFVFERIGDRTLAFIKNTSGSDLSYSYSKEYSYDFPKLEKWALLIDFNCDGKEDIFTYNDSYVRLYKNTSVGTSLSFELETDALISDLGPIQSAIIISEVDIPSFVDVDFDGDIDVLTFKQSGGYVEYHQNQSQELYGNCDSLIFELKTDCWGRFFEGLNEYDFNSCESQTIIDQPIVESRSSGGHSGSSTLTLDIDGDNDMDIILGDVSFNNLNLLTNTGDSEEALMTSVNQDFPIGNGSNISAEIESFPAAFHLDVNNDGLRDLVVSPNTNNNAEDFESIYLYLNSGADNAPVFEFEKTDFLQELTLDFGTAAYPAMIDYNNDGLKDLIIGNYGYHAGNNPSSQLALLRNIGSETEPNFELIDRNFGNLSSINLDTGLVASVAGLTPTFGDLDNDGDIDLIVGDGNGKIHYFKNTSAIGNDAQFELENVNLNTIDIGQHSAPFLFDMNEDGLLDLVIGKVDGSITYAQNNGSETNPVFDNLVEDFGAISVTNDESLYGFSIPFVFSENGEIEMLIGSEIGRIYHYNNISGNLSGSFNLVSDNFENIQEGKNVACLYEDFNGDGKRDMFYGMQSGGLFYYISDSTLSSNSTYDVSTLIDIYPNPTDKFINVKSEVDAIAKIYSIHGKLLINKQISEQSNIDVSQLQPAYYFISFETLDSSKIIWKKIIVQ, encoded by the coding sequence ATGAAAAGAATGCTGATTTTTTATTTGACTATTATTAGTCTTTCTTCCTTTTCTCAACAGCTTAAAAGAGCTGAATTGTCAATATTAGAAAATGGTGTAATTATCCAAAATCCTTTTACGGGTGGTTTAAGTTCGTCTCAACTTTCTAATATTGATTTTAATAACGATGGCGTAAATGATGTTTTTGTTTTTGAACGAATTGGAGATAGAACTCTCGCTTTTATCAAAAATACCAGCGGATCAGATTTAAGTTATTCCTACTCCAAAGAATACAGTTATGATTTTCCTAAACTCGAAAAATGGGCATTACTGATTGACTTTAATTGTGATGGTAAAGAAGACATATTTACTTATAACGATAGTTACGTTAGATTATACAAAAACACATCTGTAGGCACTTCATTAAGTTTTGAACTGGAAACGGATGCGCTAATAAGCGACTTAGGACCTATCCAAAGTGCAATTATTATATCTGAAGTTGATATTCCCTCATTTGTTGATGTAGACTTTGATGGAGATATAGATGTGTTGACATTTAAGCAAAGCGGCGGTTATGTTGAGTACCACCAAAATCAAAGTCAAGAGCTTTACGGCAATTGTGATAGCTTAATTTTTGAACTCAAAACCGACTGTTGGGGAAGGTTTTTTGAAGGCTTGAATGAGTATGACTTCAATAGCTGCGAAAGTCAAACTATAATAGATCAACCAATAGTTGAAAGTCGTTCTTCAGGAGGACACAGTGGCTCATCAACCCTTACTTTAGATATTGATGGTGATAATGACATGGACATCATTCTTGGTGACGTTTCTTTTAATAACCTCAATTTATTGACTAATACTGGTGATTCTGAAGAGGCCTTAATGACTTCTGTAAATCAAGACTTCCCCATTGGAAACGGCAGTAATATAAGCGCTGAGATTGAATCTTTCCCTGCAGCATTTCACTTAGATGTTAATAATGATGGGCTCAGAGATTTAGTCGTTAGTCCAAACACAAATAATAATGCCGAAGATTTTGAAAGCATTTACCTCTATCTAAATTCCGGCGCAGATAATGCTCCAGTTTTTGAATTTGAAAAAACCGATTTCTTGCAAGAGCTTACACTGGATTTTGGTACAGCTGCTTATCCAGCAATGATTGACTATAACAATGACGGATTAAAGGATTTAATTATTGGAAATTACGGTTATCACGCTGGAAATAATCCATCTTCTCAACTGGCATTACTAAGAAATATTGGAAGTGAGACAGAGCCTAATTTCGAATTAATTGATAGAAACTTCGGCAATTTATCCTCAATAAATTTAGATACTGGATTAGTAGCTTCTGTTGCTGGCCTCACTCCTACATTTGGAGACTTGGATAATGATGGCGACATTGATTTAATTGTTGGTGATGGAAATGGAAAAATTCATTATTTCAAAAACACCTCAGCAATTGGTAATGACGCTCAGTTCGAACTTGAAAATGTTAATTTAAATACTATTGATATTGGTCAACATTCAGCACCTTTTTTATTTGATATGAATGAAGATGGTTTATTGGACTTAGTCATTGGCAAAGTCGACGGAAGTATTACTTATGCTCAAAATAATGGCTCTGAAACCAACCCTGTTTTTGATAATCTCGTTGAAGATTTTGGTGCTATTTCCGTAACTAACGACGAAAGTTTATACGGCTTTAGCATTCCCTTTGTTTTTTCTGAAAATGGAGAGATAGAAATGTTGATTGGTAGCGAAATTGGACGGATTTATCATTACAATAACATTTCTGGAAATCTTTCAGGCTCTTTCAATTTGGTGAGTGATAATTTCGAAAATATTCAAGAAGGTAAAAATGTTGCTTGCTTGTACGAAGACTTCAATGGTGATGGTAAAAGAGATATGTTTTATGGCATGCAATCAGGAGGATTGTTCTATTATATTAGCGACAGTACTTTAAGCTCTAATTCAACTTATGACGTTTCGACTTTAATTGATATATATCCTAACCCTACTGACAAATTTATAAATGTTAAGTCAGAAGTAGATGCTATCGCAAAAATCTACTCCATACATGGGAAGCTACTTATCAATAAACAAATAAGCGAACAGTCAAATATTGATGTTAGTCAACTTCAGCCAGCCTATTATTTTATATCCTTTGAAACACTAGATAGCTCTAAAATCATTTGGAAAAAAATAATAGTCCAATAA
- the mdh gene encoding malate dehydrogenase codes for MKITVVGAGAVGASCAEYIAIKNFASEVVLIDIKENFAEGKAMDLMQTATLNGFDTKITGSTNDYSKTANSDVAVITSGIPRKPGMTREELIGINAGIVKTVSENLIKHSPNVILIIVSNPMDTMTYLAHKVTGLPKNRIIGMGGALDSARFKYRLSEALECPASDIDGMVIGGHSDKGMLPLTRLATRNSVRVSEFISEDRLQKVLEDTKVGGATLTSMLGTSAWYAPGAAVSSLVHSIACDQHKMFPCSVMLDGEYGLNDLCIGVPVILGKNGIERIVEIELNDAEKEKLNDSADGVRATNALID; via the coding sequence ATGAAAATTACAGTTGTAGGCGCTGGGGCAGTAGGCGCAAGTTGTGCAGAATATATTGCTATCAAAAACTTCGCTTCAGAAGTAGTTTTAATTGATATTAAAGAAAACTTTGCAGAAGGTAAAGCCATGGATTTAATGCAAACAGCTACTTTAAATGGCTTTGACACTAAAATCACTGGAAGCACTAATGATTATTCAAAAACGGCGAATAGTGATGTTGCAGTAATTACGAGTGGAATCCCTAGAAAACCTGGTATGACTCGAGAAGAGTTAATCGGTATTAACGCTGGTATTGTAAAAACAGTTTCAGAGAATTTAATTAAACATTCGCCTAATGTAATTTTAATTATAGTCAGTAATCCTATGGATACTATGACTTACTTAGCACACAAAGTAACTGGTCTTCCAAAGAATAGAATCATCGGCATGGGTGGGGCATTGGATAGTGCTAGATTCAAATATAGACTTAGCGAAGCTTTAGAATGTCCTGCGTCAGATATAGACGGCATGGTTATCGGAGGGCATAGCGACAAAGGAATGCTTCCATTAACGAGATTAGCTACAAGAAATAGTGTCAGAGTTTCTGAATTCATTTCTGAAGATAGATTGCAAAAAGTATTGGAAGATACTAAGGTTGGTGGTGCAACATTAACATCAATGTTAGGAACTTCAGCGTGGTATGCTCCTGGTGCTGCTGTTTCTTCACTTGTACACTCAATTGCTTGTGACCAACACAAGATGTTCCCATGTTCAGTAATGTTAGACGGAGAGTATGGCTTAAACGATTTATGTATAGGTGTTCCTGTAATATTAGGAAAGAACGGAATTGAAAGAATTGTAGAAATTGAGCTTAACGATGCTGAAAAAGAAAAGTTAAACGATTCTGCAGATGGAGTTAGAGCTACAAATGCTTTAATTGACTAA